One window of the Trifolium pratense cultivar HEN17-A07 linkage group LG2, ARS_RC_1.1, whole genome shotgun sequence genome contains the following:
- the LOC123906679 gene encoding katanin p80 WD40 repeat-containing subunit B1 homolog KTN80.4-like isoform X1, translating into MTTKRAYKLQEFVAHASAVNCLKIGRKSSRVLVTGGEDHKVNLWAIGKPNAILSLSGHSSGIDSVNFDSSEVLVAAGAASGTIKLWDLEEAKIVRTLTGHRSNCTSVDFHPFGEFFASGSLDTNLKIWDIRKKGCIHTYKGHTRGVNAIRFTPDGRWVVSGGEDNTVKLWDLTAGKLLHDFKSHEGQIQCIDFHPSEFLLATGSADRTVKFWDLESFELIGSAGPETTGVRSLTFSPDGRTLLCGLHESLKVFSWEPIRCHDMVDVGWSRLSDLNVHEGKLLGCSYNQSCVGVWVVDISRIEPYALNSTNQLNGHSESKSSSGNTTVLNEITAKARLSASQNPDPLLKETRSLGRLSVSQDSDSLKEGKYLASTGSAPSTPQRINSNSSSKTVSGGSTAVLNAAAQKRSSLKSHTTSSVSLINKPDIVPVIVPRTNTRSEPVADFRKEVGVAGTAMPLLLQSRAVDIRKFTNSRDDADKPPFSSVTEFAASKCSELGGFADKNNLPASVSSTQDEDGGQKLNRDGCSIEVQKRGRMRSLLNLEKRERSLNFEEPRHRISHGRIPSVHVLPFSGRTHSISTEKATFSASDEDSIADVMEQHDEFISSMQNRSAKLKVVFGRWERNDVTEVISTMAKMGDHAVIADIVSIIMEKIDMVTLDLCTGLLPLLSDLLQSEMDRHLSISVEMLLNLVRIFGSVIYSTLSAKPSVGVDIEAEKRLERCNLCFVELEKVKRFLPSLMRRGGSIAKSAHGLNLALQDVS; encoded by the exons ATGACTACCAAACGCGCCTACAAACTAC AGGAATTTGTAGCACATGCTTCTGCTGTCAATTGCCTCAAGATTGGACGCAAATCATCTAGGGTTCTTGTTACTGGTGGGGAAGATCACAAGGTCAATCTTTGGGCTATTGGTAAACCTAATGCTATCCTG AGTCTGTCAGGACACTCAAGTGGAATAGACTCTGTAAACTTTGATTCGTCTGAGGTGTTGGTAGCAGCTGGAGCTGCAAGTGGCACTATTAAACTTTGGGACTTAGAGGAGGCAAAGA TTGTTCGTACTCTTACTGGTCATAGATCCAACTGTACATCAGTAGACTTCCATCCTTTTGGAGAGTTCTTTGCATCTGGTTCTTTGGACACCAATCTTAAGATATGGGACATCAGAAAGAAGGGTTGTATTCATACATACAAGGGCCACACTCGAGGGGTAAATGCAATTAGGTTTACCCCAGATGGACGCTGGGTTGTGTCAGGTGGAGAAGACAATACCGTGAAG TTGTGGGACCTGACTGCGGGAAAACTCTTGCACGATTTCAAGTCTCATGAGGGCCAAATCCAGTGTATAGATTTTCACCCCAGTGAGTTTCTACTGGCAACAG GCTCTGCTGACAGGACAGTTAAATTTTGGGATCTTGAATCTTTTGAGCTTATTGGTTCAGCTGGTCCTGAG acAACTGGAGTACGTTCTCTTACTTTCAGTCCTGACGGGAGGACCCTACTTTGTGGTTTGCACGAGAGCTTGAAG GTTTTCTCTTGGGAACCTATAAGATGCCATGATATGGTAGATGTGGGTTGGTCTAGATTGTCAGATCTTAATGTTCATGAAGGGAAACTTCTTGGCTGCTCATACAATCAAAGTTGTGTTGGAGTCTGGGTCGTGGACATCTCG CGTATAGAACCATATGCACTTAATAGTACGAACCAACTAAATGGCCATTCAGAATCTAAATCCTCAAGTGGAAATACAACTGTATTGAACGAAATCACAGCTAAGGCTAGGCTATCTGCTTCACAAAATCCGGACCCATTACTGAAGGAAACAAGATCTCTTGGAAGGTTGTCAGTTTCTCAAGATTCAGACTCCTTAAAGGAAGGAAAATATTTGGCAT CCACAGGAAGTGCACCAAGTACTCCCCAAAGGATAAATTCTAATTCCAGTTCAAAAACAGTCTCTGGTGGTTCAACAGCAGTGCTTAATGCAGCCGCTCAGAAAAGGAGTTCTTTGAAATCACATACAACATCAAGTGTTTCACTTATCAATAAACCAGATATTGTACCTGTTATTGTCCCCAGAACGAACACGAGGTCAGAGCCTGTAGCTGATTTTAGAAAAGAAGTTGGTGTTGCTGGAACAGCAATGCCATTATTGTTGCAGTCAAGGGCAGTGGATATACGTAAATTTACGAACAGCAGAGATGATGCGGATAAGCCACCTTTCTCTTCTGTAACTGAATTTGCAGCTTCTAAGTGTAGTGAATTAGGTGGTTTTGCGGATAAAAATAATTTGCCTGCTTCTGTAAGCTCAACTCAAG ATGAAGACGGCGGCCAGAAACTGAACAGGGATGGATGTTCTATTGAAGTACAGAAAAGAG GGAGAATGCGCTCACTTCTCAATTTGGAAAAGAGGGAACGTTCTCTTAATTTTGAGGAACCTAGACACAGAATTTCTCATGGGAGGATACCATCAGTTCACGTGCTTCCTTTCAGTGGG AGAACACATTCCATATCTACTGAGAAGGCCACTTTTTCTGCTAGTGATGAAGATTCTATTGCTGATGTGATGGAACAACATGATGAATTTATCAGTTCAATGCAGAACCGTTCAGCTAAGTTGAAG GTGGTCTTCGGACGTTGGGAAAGAAATGATGTTACGGAGGTCATTAGCACAATGGCAAAGATGGGTGATCATGCT GTGATTGCTGATATTGTGAGCATTATAATGGAGAAAATTGATATGGTCACACTTGACTTATGTACAGGTCTTCTACCACTTCTAAGCGACCTTTTACAAAGTGAAATGGATAG ACATCTATCTATATCCGTGGAAATGTTATTGAACCTGGTCAGAATATTTGGTTCAGTAATCTATTCAACGCTATCAGCTAAACCCTCTGTTGGTGTTGATATCGAAGCAGAGAAAAG GCTAGAGCGTTGCAACCTCTGCTTTGTAGAGCTGGAAAAAGTCAAACGTTTCCTGCCTTCTCTAATGAG AAGAGGAGGATCAATTGCGAAATCTGCACACGGTTTGAACCTGGCACTTCAGGATGTGTCGTGA
- the LOC123906679 gene encoding katanin p80 WD40 repeat-containing subunit B1 homolog KTN80.4-like isoform X2, which produces MTTKRAYKLQEFVAHASAVNCLKIGRKSSRVLVTGGEDHKVNLWAIGKPNAILSLSGHSSGIDSVNFDSSEVLVAAGAASGTIKLWDLEEAKIVRTLTGHRSNCTSVDFHPFGEFFASGSLDTNLKIWDIRKKGCIHTYKGHTRGVNAIRFTPDGRWVVSGGEDNTVKLWDLTAGKLLHDFKSHEGQIQCIDFHPSEFLLATGSADRTVKFWDLESFELIGSAGPETTGVRSLTFSPDGRTLLCGLHESLKVFSWEPIRCHDMVDVGWSRLSDLNVHEGKLLGCSYNQSCVGVWVVDISRIEPYALNSTNQLNGHSESKSSSGNTTVLNEITAKARLSASQNPDPLLKETRSLGRLSVSQDSDSLKEGKYLASTGSAPSTPQRINSNSSSKTVSGGSTAVLNAAAQKRSSLKSHTTSSVSLINKPDIVPVIVPRTNTRSEPVADFRKEVGVAGTAMPLLLQSRAVDIRKFTNSRDDADKPPFSSVTEFAASKCSELGGFADKNNLPASVSSTQDEDGGQKLNRDGCSIEVQKRGRMRSLLNLEKRERSLNFEEPRHRISHGRIPSVHVLPFSGRTHSISTEKATFSASDEDSIADVMEQHDEFISSMQNRSAKLKVVFGRWERNDVTEVISTMAKMGDHAVIADIVSIIMEKIDMVTLDLCTGLLPLLSDLLQSEMDRHLSISVEMLLNLVRIFGSVIYSTLSAKPSVGVDIEAEKRLERCNLCFVELEKVKRFLPSLMRGGSIAKSAHGLNLALQDVS; this is translated from the exons ATGACTACCAAACGCGCCTACAAACTAC AGGAATTTGTAGCACATGCTTCTGCTGTCAATTGCCTCAAGATTGGACGCAAATCATCTAGGGTTCTTGTTACTGGTGGGGAAGATCACAAGGTCAATCTTTGGGCTATTGGTAAACCTAATGCTATCCTG AGTCTGTCAGGACACTCAAGTGGAATAGACTCTGTAAACTTTGATTCGTCTGAGGTGTTGGTAGCAGCTGGAGCTGCAAGTGGCACTATTAAACTTTGGGACTTAGAGGAGGCAAAGA TTGTTCGTACTCTTACTGGTCATAGATCCAACTGTACATCAGTAGACTTCCATCCTTTTGGAGAGTTCTTTGCATCTGGTTCTTTGGACACCAATCTTAAGATATGGGACATCAGAAAGAAGGGTTGTATTCATACATACAAGGGCCACACTCGAGGGGTAAATGCAATTAGGTTTACCCCAGATGGACGCTGGGTTGTGTCAGGTGGAGAAGACAATACCGTGAAG TTGTGGGACCTGACTGCGGGAAAACTCTTGCACGATTTCAAGTCTCATGAGGGCCAAATCCAGTGTATAGATTTTCACCCCAGTGAGTTTCTACTGGCAACAG GCTCTGCTGACAGGACAGTTAAATTTTGGGATCTTGAATCTTTTGAGCTTATTGGTTCAGCTGGTCCTGAG acAACTGGAGTACGTTCTCTTACTTTCAGTCCTGACGGGAGGACCCTACTTTGTGGTTTGCACGAGAGCTTGAAG GTTTTCTCTTGGGAACCTATAAGATGCCATGATATGGTAGATGTGGGTTGGTCTAGATTGTCAGATCTTAATGTTCATGAAGGGAAACTTCTTGGCTGCTCATACAATCAAAGTTGTGTTGGAGTCTGGGTCGTGGACATCTCG CGTATAGAACCATATGCACTTAATAGTACGAACCAACTAAATGGCCATTCAGAATCTAAATCCTCAAGTGGAAATACAACTGTATTGAACGAAATCACAGCTAAGGCTAGGCTATCTGCTTCACAAAATCCGGACCCATTACTGAAGGAAACAAGATCTCTTGGAAGGTTGTCAGTTTCTCAAGATTCAGACTCCTTAAAGGAAGGAAAATATTTGGCAT CCACAGGAAGTGCACCAAGTACTCCCCAAAGGATAAATTCTAATTCCAGTTCAAAAACAGTCTCTGGTGGTTCAACAGCAGTGCTTAATGCAGCCGCTCAGAAAAGGAGTTCTTTGAAATCACATACAACATCAAGTGTTTCACTTATCAATAAACCAGATATTGTACCTGTTATTGTCCCCAGAACGAACACGAGGTCAGAGCCTGTAGCTGATTTTAGAAAAGAAGTTGGTGTTGCTGGAACAGCAATGCCATTATTGTTGCAGTCAAGGGCAGTGGATATACGTAAATTTACGAACAGCAGAGATGATGCGGATAAGCCACCTTTCTCTTCTGTAACTGAATTTGCAGCTTCTAAGTGTAGTGAATTAGGTGGTTTTGCGGATAAAAATAATTTGCCTGCTTCTGTAAGCTCAACTCAAG ATGAAGACGGCGGCCAGAAACTGAACAGGGATGGATGTTCTATTGAAGTACAGAAAAGAG GGAGAATGCGCTCACTTCTCAATTTGGAAAAGAGGGAACGTTCTCTTAATTTTGAGGAACCTAGACACAGAATTTCTCATGGGAGGATACCATCAGTTCACGTGCTTCCTTTCAGTGGG AGAACACATTCCATATCTACTGAGAAGGCCACTTTTTCTGCTAGTGATGAAGATTCTATTGCTGATGTGATGGAACAACATGATGAATTTATCAGTTCAATGCAGAACCGTTCAGCTAAGTTGAAG GTGGTCTTCGGACGTTGGGAAAGAAATGATGTTACGGAGGTCATTAGCACAATGGCAAAGATGGGTGATCATGCT GTGATTGCTGATATTGTGAGCATTATAATGGAGAAAATTGATATGGTCACACTTGACTTATGTACAGGTCTTCTACCACTTCTAAGCGACCTTTTACAAAGTGAAATGGATAG ACATCTATCTATATCCGTGGAAATGTTATTGAACCTGGTCAGAATATTTGGTTCAGTAATCTATTCAACGCTATCAGCTAAACCCTCTGTTGGTGTTGATATCGAAGCAGAGAAAAG GCTAGAGCGTTGCAACCTCTGCTTTGTAGAGCTGGAAAAAGTCAAACGTTTCCTGCCTTCTCTAATGAG AGGAGGATCAATTGCGAAATCTGCACACGGTTTGAACCTGGCACTTCAGGATGTGTCGTGA
- the LOC123906680 gene encoding uncharacterized protein LOC123906680, whose product MASSSSSVITPEDVLESLMNDGTIDALRLKIINQLKANEELKSTTIKMAEQSKVLNTPGAEKQTKRELFDALRQELEASVLEKASKSVWDLILDNNGLGKEISETVERVFCRLSGQEPPLFPLLNGEPQPDKEADSRKEKGKGKQKENENTSLITPLKKRSFSEVNSDGADETTTRTSDPAAISEGSGKTPLLISKT is encoded by the exons atggcttcttcttcttcttcggtAATCACTCCCGAAGATGTTTTGGAGTCGCTCATGAACGACGGAACAATTGATGCCCTCAGATTGAAGATCATCAACCAGCTCAAAGCCAAT GAGGAACTGAAGAGTACTACTATAAAAATGGCTGAACAGAGTAAGGTTCTCAACACCCCTGGTGCTGAGAAACAGACTAAAAGAGAGCTCTTTGACGCCCTTCGCCAAGAACTCGA AGCTTCTGTACTTGAGAAAGCTTCAAAATCAGTATGGGATTTAATTTTAGACAACAATGGCCTGGGAAAGGAGATAAGTGAGACAGTTGAAAGAGTGTTTTGCCGATTGAGTGGCCAGGAACCTCCTTTATTTCCGCTTCTAAATGGAGAACCACAACCTGATAAGGAGGCTGACAGcagaaaagaaaaaggtaaaggaaagcagaaagaaaatgagaataCAAGTTTGATCACTCCATTGAAGAAAAGAAGCTTCAGTGAAGTGAATTCGGATGGTGCAGATGAAACTACCACCAGGACCTCCGATCCTGCAGCAATATCAGAAGGTTCTGGCAAAACGCCTTTATTGATTTCAAAGACTTGA